A single genomic interval of Actinomycetes bacterium harbors:
- a CDS encoding phosphatidylglycerol lysyltransferase domain-containing protein, whose translation MPATVTTPRQPLEVPAQDATGPSQGPVRVPPPWRRDRVPRLAAAVAVLAGLVNLVSALLPAERDRMRLLADFVPGAVSRGATVAVAAAGVGLLLLAGGLRRRHRLAWLAAVGLLAGSAALHVVKGLDVEEALTEAFLAGLLAGQAGCFPARAALGEHRAVLGPALTVAAATLAYGMLGLVANDHDVRADLGLGGVVVEVGRMALGLGAGVELAGRFGRLFPGSLAAVFWVGVLLVAARALAPALAGRTTDPDLAEAVTTSGDSLAYFALRDDRAVVRAGDALIAYGTVGPVALAAGDPLGPPGQWPGAIAAFCGAAAIQGRVAGVLGCGAAAAAAWRDAGLTTIYLGDEAVLDLDRFTLEGRGMRIARQSWNRARRAGFTSLVCRSGELAPAQVAVLAEVAWRWRAGTAERGFSMALGRLFDPRDPDTLVVAARDPAGRLRGFLHLVPWGSDGASLDVMRRDRQAPSWLNDFLVVEAARRLPELGIRRVSLNFSVLRAVLAAGAGPGVPARLRVAGWLLRRLSGPFQIQTLYRFNRKFCPGWQPRYLAVEAPEALPRVALAVLRAEGLLCPPWRLRPSSPARTGSR comes from the coding sequence ATGCCAGCCACCGTCACCACTCCCCGCCAGCCCCTCGAGGTCCCGGCCCAGGATGCGACCGGGCCGAGCCAGGGACCTGTTCGCGTCCCCCCGCCCTGGCGCCGTGACCGGGTCCCCCGGCTGGCGGCCGCCGTGGCCGTCCTCGCCGGGCTCGTGAACCTGGTGTCGGCGCTGCTGCCGGCCGAGCGGGACCGGATGCGGCTGCTCGCCGACTTCGTCCCCGGAGCGGTGTCACGGGGGGCCACGGTCGCCGTGGCCGCTGCCGGCGTCGGCCTGCTGCTGCTCGCTGGCGGGTTGCGGCGGCGTCATCGGCTCGCCTGGCTGGCGGCGGTCGGCCTGCTCGCCGGCAGCGCCGCCCTGCACGTCGTCAAGGGCCTCGACGTCGAGGAGGCGCTGACCGAGGCGTTCCTGGCCGGGCTGCTCGCCGGCCAGGCCGGCTGCTTCCCCGCACGGGCCGCCCTGGGCGAGCACCGGGCCGTGCTCGGCCCGGCACTGACGGTTGCCGCCGCGACCCTTGCCTACGGCATGCTCGGCCTGGTCGCCAACGACCACGACGTCCGTGCTGACCTCGGCCTTGGGGGCGTGGTGGTCGAGGTCGGGCGGATGGCGCTGGGGCTGGGGGCCGGGGTGGAGCTGGCCGGCCGCTTCGGCCGCCTGTTCCCAGGCTCGCTGGCGGCCGTCTTCTGGGTCGGCGTGCTGCTCGTGGCCGCCCGCGCCCTCGCCCCTGCCCTGGCCGGGCGGACGACCGACCCGGACCTGGCCGAGGCCGTGACCACCTCGGGCGACTCGCTGGCCTACTTCGCGCTGCGCGACGACCGCGCGGTGGTGCGGGCCGGTGACGCCCTGATCGCCTATGGCACGGTCGGGCCGGTGGCGCTGGCCGCCGGTGACCCGCTCGGCCCGCCGGGGCAGTGGCCCGGGGCGATCGCCGCGTTCTGCGGGGCGGCGGCCATCCAGGGCCGGGTCGCGGGGGTGCTCGGCTGCGGTGCGGCGGCCGCGGCCGCCTGGCGGGACGCCGGGCTGACCACGATCTACCTGGGCGACGAGGCGGTGCTGGACCTGGACCGGTTCACCCTCGAGGGACGCGGGATGCGGATCGCCCGGCAGAGCTGGAACCGGGCCCGGCGAGCCGGGTTCACCTCGCTGGTGTGCCGCTCCGGCGAGCTTGCCCCCGCCCAGGTCGCAGTCCTGGCCGAGGTGGCGTGGCGGTGGCGGGCCGGCACGGCCGAGCGGGGCTTCTCGATGGCGCTGGGCCGGCTGTTCGACCCGCGTGACCCCGACACCCTGGTGGTCGCCGCCCGCGACCCCGCAGGCCGGCTCCGCGGCTTCTTGCATCTGGTGCCCTGGGGGTCCGACGGGGCCAGCCTGGACGTGATGCGCCGCGACCGGCAGGCGCCGTCCTGGCTCAACGACTTCCTGGTCGTGGAGGCGGCCCGCCGGCTCCCGGAGCTGGGGATCAGGCGGGTGTCGCTGAACTTCTCGGTGCTGCGGGCCGTGCTGGCCGCCGGGGCCGGCCCGGGCGTGCCCGCGCGGCTGCGCGTGGCCGGCTGGCTGCTGCGGCGGCTGTCGGGGCCGTTCCAGATCCAGACGCTGTACCGGTTCAACCGCAAGTTCTGCCCCGGCTGGCAGCCCCGCTACCTGGCCGTGGAAGCACCCGAGGCACTGCCACGGGTGGCGCTGGCCGTCCTGCGCGCCGAGGGGCTGCTCTGCCCGCCCTGGCGGCTGCGCCCGTCGAGCCCGGCCAGAACAGGATCGCGATGA